A stretch of Carya illinoinensis cultivar Pawnee chromosome 14, C.illinoinensisPawnee_v1, whole genome shotgun sequence DNA encodes these proteins:
- the LOC122294099 gene encoding disease resistance protein RPV1-like isoform X2 has product MATQTPSSSTSEVSKKRKRRPTSSTSELGKKRKGDDSSPPRWKYEVFLSFYGKDTRKSFTDHLYVDLKRKGILVFRDDETLQRGEYISKALLKAIRESQYAIVIFSANYAFSKWCLMELAEIVEWEEKKRLTVLPIFYHVDPCDVRNQSGSFAEAFTAHEKDPKIDKKDTDMWKNALRKAGSIAGWHIHDRYESTIIQEISGRLSRELNSKFSRHDYDKLVAIDSHVDKMMELLDMESDDVRFVGIHGMGGVGKTTLAEIIYDRVSSDCRFEGSSFISRVREKSATARDLASLQKELLSMIMQEEIPIWDHHEGIRMIKKILQNKKVFIVLDDVDSDEQLTALAGDRKWFGPGSRVIITSRDSHLLRTHEVKHTYKVKQLETTKALQLFSLSAFKKTHPIEDYKDLSMDFVNYAQGLPLALKVLGSFLYEREIDAWKSEKDKLKAIPNPKIMDVLQISFDGLQKLQKELFLDLACLFQKSLVSYEMLESCGYYRIDIEVLIEKSLISKSKYGWCKDLSMHDLLKEMGQELVRCECPQVPGQRSRLFHVEDLYQVLKNDTGTDAIKGIVMDFCPKTKQRLNAEALSKMRKLRFFKFHHSQNIKWHGNPLKYMPTNELQFLEWSGYHLKSLPSSFQPKNLTVLRMSRSHIKQLWKGPMDLDNLKEFDLSYSENLIETPDLTGAPNLENINLKGCKNLCEVHPSIGSLKRLKQLALYECSSLEKLPDLSKLECLTNLWVKETAITQIPSVNLLPKSMSLFTFEGRELMRDSTYDIGSLVEYHMEGKHEVQVRCIDFDSKAEKILDIAGGIVAKLNGDAMMISGWSLGFNIPEWVRYKSNGSSVTIDLDGITNPEMGCALFIVCDSDEFYPLDEDTSISLLFKKCIDFSTVRLDLLFRRDEEEYWEECSFRYYYMPPLLDGCLTKGIGFWVYIPAVLQFLQFLNIRRRFIKISFQACLFDELGLDPLIEVKECGVHLVCPDDGAKSEFFNSIAPFRRSVSSDSDSNSDFHRLYSAVIGKKKETGFGNFHIRRASSVELFHLLFREMCRMFENLKL; this is encoded by the exons ATGGCCACCCAAACACCCTCTTCATCTACTTCAGAAGTtagtaagaaaagaaaaagaagacccACTTCATCTACTTCTGAACTtggtaagaaaagaaaaggagatgaTTCATCTCCGCCTCGATGGAAATATGAAGTTTTCCTTAGTTTCTATGGCAAAGACACTCGTAAGAGTTTTACGGATCATCTATATGTTGATTTAAAACGGAAAGGCATTCTCGTCTTTAGGGATGATGAAACACTCCAGCGAGGAGAATACATTTCTAAAGCGCTTCTGAAAGCAATTCGAGAATCACAATACGCGATCGTCATTTTCTCTGCAAATTATGCTTTTTCCAAATGGTGCCTCATGGAACTTGCTGAGATAGTTGAAtgggaggaaaagaaaaggctcACAGTTCTTCCTATTTTCTACCATGTGGATCCTTGTGACGTGAGAAATCAGAGTGGGTCTTTTGCAGAAGCGTTCACTGCACATGAAAAAGATCCCAAGATAGACAAGAAAGATACGGATATGTGGAAAAATGCTTTGAGAAAAGCCGGCAGTATCGCCGGATGGCACATACACGACAG GTATGAATCAACAATTATACAAGAAATCAGCGGACGTCTATCTCGTGAGTTAAATTCCAAATTCTCACGTCATGATTATGATAAACTTGTTGCAATAGACTCCCATGTAGACAAAATGATGGAGTTACTGGATATGGAATCGGATGATGTTCGCTTCGTAGGAATTCATGGGATGGGTGGCGTTGGTAAGACAACGCTGGCCGAAATAATTTATGATAGAGTTTCTTCTGATTGTCGATTTGAAGGAAGCAGCTTTATTTCTCGTGTTAGAGAAAAATCTGCTACTGCTCGTGATCTAGCTTCTTTACAAAAAGAACTTCTTTCTATGATCATGCAAGAAGAAATACCTATATGGGATCATCACGAGGGAATTAGGATGATAAAGAAGATACTGCAgaataaaaaagtttttatcGTCCTTGATGATGTGGATAGCGACGAGCAACTAACGGCATTAGCAGGGGATCGGAAATGGTTTGGTCCAGGGAGTAGGGTGATTATAACTAGCAGAGATAGTCATCTATTGAGAACACATGAAGTGAAGCATACCTATAAGGTTAAGCAGCTTGAAACAACAAAAGCTTTGCAACTCTTTAGTTTGTCAGCCTTCAAGAAAACCCATCCAATAGAGGATTACAAGGATCTATCTATGGATTTTGTAAATTATGCTCAAGGCCTTCCTTTAGCTCTTAAAGTTTTGGGTTCCTTCTTatatgagagagaaatagatgCATGGAAAAGTGAGAAAGATAAACTAAAAGCAATTCCTAATCCAAAAATTATGGATGTACTTCAAATAAGTTTTGATGGGCTGCAGAAATTGCAAAAAGAGTTATTTCTGGATCTGGCGTGTTTGTTCCAGAAGTCCCTCGTAAGTTACGAGATGTTAGAAAGTTGTGGTTATTATCGCATCGACATTGAAGTTCTCATTGAGAAGTCCCTCATAAGCAAATCAAAATATGGATGGTGTAAGGATTtgtccatgcatgatttgctaAAAGAAATGGGCCAGGAATTAGTTCGCTGTGAATGCCCTCAAGTACCTGGACAACGTAGTAGACTGTTTCATGTGGAGGATCTCTATCAAGTACTGAAGAATGATACT GGAACTGATGCAATTAAAGGCATAGTCATGGATTTTTGTCCTAAAACGAAACAGAGACTCAACGCCGAAGCATTGtcaaaaatgagaaaattgagattttttaaattccaTCATTCTCAAAATATAAAATGGCATGGAAACCCTTTAAAATACATGCCAACCAATGAGTTGCAATTCCTAGAGTGGTCTGGATATCATTTGAAATCCTTGCCGAGCAGTTTCCAACCAAAAAATCTTACTGTACTAAGGATGTCTCGCAGCCACATCAAACAACTATGGAAGGGACCGATG GATTTAGACAATTTGAAGGAATTTGATCTGAGTTATTCTGAGAACTTGATTGAAACACCAGATTTGACAGGAGCCCCAAATCTTGAGAACATAAACCTGAAAGGTTGTAAAAACTTGTGTGAGGTCCACCCATCCATCGGAAGTCTCAAACGATTAAAACAATTGGCACTTTACGAATGTTCAAGCCTTGAGAAGTTGCCAGACCTGAGTAAGTTGGAATGCCTGACAAATTTGTGGGTAAAGGAAACTGCTATAACACAAATACCATCTGTCAATCTACTCCCCAAGAGCATGAGTCTTTTTACTTTTGAAGGACGCGAGTTGATGAGAGATTCCACCTATGATATCGGATCACTTGTAGAATATCATATGGAAGGAAAACATGAGGTACAAGTAAGGTGCATTGATTTTGACAGCAAAGCAGAAAAAATTTTAGACATCGCAGGTGGAATTGTTGCGAAATTAAATGGCGATGCG ATGATGATAAGTGGGTGGTCGCTGGGATTCAATATCCCGGAGTGGGTCCGGTATAAAAGTAATGGCTCCTCTGTAACGATAGATTTGGATGGTATTACGAATCCGGAGATGGGGTGTGCTCTCTTTATTGTTTGTGATTCTGATGAATTCTATCCCCTTGATGAAGATACTTCAATTTCTTTGTTATTCAAGAAATGCATTGATTTTTCAACGGTGCGTCTTGACTTATTGTTTAGGAGGGATGAAGAAGAATATTGGGAAGAATGTTCTTTTAGATACTATTATATGCCTCCTCTCTTGGACGGTTGTTTAACTAAGGGAATTGGATTCTGGGTGTATATACCGGCAGTTTTGCAGTTTTTGCAGTTTTTGAATATACGAAGGAGGTTCATTAAGATTTCATTTCAAGCATGCTTGTTTGATGAATTAGGTCTTGATCCATTGATAGAAGTGAAAGAATGCGGGGTGCATTTAGTATGTCCAGATGATGGTGCCAAGTCAGAGTTCTTTAATAGCATTGCTCCTTTTCGCCGTTCGGTATCTTCAGATTCAGATTCAAATTCAGATTTCCATCGTCTATATAGTGCTGTTattggaaagaaaaaggaaacggGATTTGGAAATTTCCATATTAGGCGAGCGAGCTCAGTGGAGCTATTTCATCTACTATTCAGAGAGATGTGCAGAATGTTTGAGAATCTTAAACTATAA
- the LOC122294101 gene encoding disease resistance protein RUN1-like: MIMKRLQNKRIFIVLDNVDSDEQTTTLAGDWKWFSPGSKVIITSRDSHLLIRNKVNDIYKVEQLETAKALQLFSLSAFDKTHPPKNYMDLSMDFVRYAQGLPLALKVLRRHVLFGRTNIDTWKSVRNQLEAIPNKKIMDVLQISLDGLQEMQKELFLDMACFFRGQHWVDYKFFEVLESFGHYHIDIDVLVENSLISKSKYGLLSMHDLLKELGREIVRCECPDEYGKRSRLFCWEDLCHVLKNDTGTDATKGIVVNFCPETKERLNAKAFSKMTKLRYVKFHHSQTLKWRGNPLKYMPTNELRYLEWSGYPLKSWPSSFQPKNLTVLRMSGSRIKQLWKGSMVLDNLKEFDVSFSKNLIETPDLTRAPNLEKINLEGCKSLCEVHPSIGSRKRLKNLQLQKCSSLEKLPELSKLEWPIYFEARETAITQIPSFNLLPKGFYEVRLEGRKLMRDPTYDIGSLVEYQIEGKFSADVVCIDFDSKREKILDMASGIVGKLYGNVTMISGWSLGFNIPEWVRYKSNGSSVTIDLDGITNPEMGCAFFIVCDSDKFFSLDEEASIYLFKEWDYHFASVSPKLSFERDEEECREECSFEYFLIPRLLDDCLIKTIGFWVYIPAILQFLRVLDIWRRLIKISFETGRYENGSVKFNEAKECGVHLVCPDDGANSEFFNSIAPFRHSGSSDSYSNSDFHHRYSYAIYENIEEAPWPDVMIRRVNQHAPT, encoded by the exons ATGATAATGAAGAGGCTGCAGAATAAAAGGATTTTTATTGTCCTTGATAATGTGGATAGTGACGAACAAACGACGACATTAGCAGGGGATTGGAAATGGTTTAGTCCTGGGAGTAAGGTGATTATAACATCCAGAGATAGTCATCTGTTGATAAGaaataaagtgaatgatatcTATAAGGTTGAGCAGCTTGAAACAGCAAAAGCTTTGCAACTCTTTAGTTTGTCAGCCTTCGACAAAACCCATCCTCCAAAGAATTACATGGATCTATCTATGGATTTTGTGAGGTATGCTCAAGGCCTTCCTTTAGCTCTTAAAGTTTTGAGACGTCATGTCTTATTTGGGAGAACAAATATAGATACATGGAAAAGTGTTAGGAATCAACTAGAAGCAattcctaataaaaaaattatggatgtaCTTCAAATAAGTTTGGATGGGCTGCAGGAAATGCAAAAAGAGTTATTTTTAGATATGGCGTGTTTTTTCCGAGGACAACATTGGGTGGATTACAAATTTTTTGAGGTGTTAGAAAGTTTTGGTCATTATCACATCGACATTGACGTTCTCGTTGAGAATTCCCTCATAAGCAAATCAAAATATGGATTGTTGTCGATGCATGATTTGCTAAAAGAACTAGGCCGGGAAATAGTTCGCTGCGAATGCCCTGATGAATATGGAAAACGTAGTAGACTGTTTTGTTGGGAGGATCTCTGTCATGTACTGAAGAATGATACT GGAACTGATGCAACTAAAGGCATAGTCGTGAATTTTTGTCCTGAAACGAAAGAGAGACTCAACGCCAAAGCATTTTCAAAGATGACAAAATTGAGATATGTTAAATTCCAtcattctcaaactttaaaatgGCGTGGAAACCCTTTAAAATACATGCCAACCAATGAGTTGCGATACCTAGAGTGGTCTGGATATCCTTTGAAATCTTGGCCGAGCAGTTTCCAACCAAAAAATCTTACTGTACTAAGAATGTCTGGCAGCCGCATCAAACAACTATGGAAGGGGTCGATG GTTTTAGACAATTTGAAAGAATTTGATGTGAGTTTTTCTAAGAATTTGATTGAAACACCAGATTTGACAAGAGCTCCAAATCTTGAGAAAATAAACCTGGAAGGTTGTAAAAGCTTGTGTGAGGTCCACCCATCCATCGGAAGTCGCAAACGATTAAAAAATTTGCAACTTCAAAAATGTTCAAGCCTTGAGAAGTTGCCAGAGCTGAGTAAGTTGGAATGGCCGATATATTTTGAGGCAAGGGAAACTGCTATAACACAAATACCATCTTTCAATCTACTCCCCAAGGGCTTCTATGAGGTTCGTCTTGAAGGACGCAAGTTGATGAGAGATCCCACCTATGATATCGGATCACTTGTAGAATATCAGATAGAAGGAAAATTTTCGGCAGATGTAGTGTGCATTGATTTTGAcagcaaaagagaaaaaattttagACATGGCAAGTGGAATTGTTGGGAAATTATATGGCAATGTG ACGATGATAAGTGGGTGGTCGTTGGGATTCAATATCCCGGAGTGGGTCCGGTATAAAAGTAATGGCTCCTCTGTAACGATAGATTTGGATGGTATTACGAATCCGGAGATGGGGTGTGCTTTCTTTATTGTTTGTGATTCTGATAAATTCTTTTCCCTTGATGAAGAagcttcaatttatttattcaaggAATGGGATTATCATTTTGCATCGGTGAGTCCTAAATTATCCTTTGAGAGGGATGAAGAAGAATGTCGGGAGGAATGTTCTTTTGAATACTTTTTAATTCCTCGTCTCTTGGACGACTGTTTAATTAAGACAATTGGATTCTGGGTGTATATACCGGCGATTTTGCAGTTTTTGCGAGTTTTGGATATATGGAGGAGGCTCATAAAGATTTCATTTGAAACAGGCCGTTATGAGAATGGTTCTGTGAAATTCAATGAAGCGAAAGAATGCGGGGTGCATTTAGTATGTCCAGATGATGGTGCTAATTCAGAGTTCTTTAATAGCATTGCTCCTTTTCGCCATTCGGGATCTTCAGATTCATATTCAAATTCAGATTTCCATCATCGATATAGCTAtgcaatatatgaaaatatagaGGAAGCACCATGGCCGGATGTCATGATTAGGCGAGTGAACCAACATGCACCAACTTAA